One window of Deltaproteobacteria bacterium genomic DNA carries:
- a CDS encoding PIN domain-containing protein: MAKRLSLLVDTDIFIDYFNHRVFRDFFEDRAFGIYYSVVTKKELLSKKGLTLAERKNIISFLKKYRLIPLNREILKKYSEHRQKHPSAGKEDCLIAATAVVKKFPLVTRNYRHYRIFRDLKLYFDQLVKDRPFFGMSKKNRKSVSDQMKSLRGHRI, translated from the coding sequence ATGGCAAAAAGACTAAGCCTCTTGGTCGATACCGACATTTTTATCGACTATTTCAATCATCGTGTTTTCAGGGATTTTTTTGAAGATCGTGCGTTCGGCATTTATTATTCGGTTGTCACCAAAAAGGAACTTCTATCCAAAAAAGGCTTAACTCTTGCCGAACGAAAAAACATCATTTCCTTCCTGAAAAAATACCGTCTCATTCCTTTAAACCGGGAAATTCTTAAAAAATATTCCGAACACAGACAGAAACATCCTTCCGCCGGCAAGGAAGATTGCCTGATTGCCGCCACCGCCGTCGTGAAAAAATTCCCACTCGTCACCCGGAATTACCGTCATTACCGCATTTTTCGGGATCTGAAACTCTATTTTGACCAACTCGTCAAAGACCGTCCCTTTTTCGGCATGTCGAAAAAAAACCGGAAGTCCGTTTCCGATCAAATGAAATCGCTTCGCGGCCATCGAATTTAA